A genomic region of Pradoshia eiseniae contains the following coding sequences:
- a CDS encoding YicC/YloC family endoribonuclease — MILSMTGYGRAKNEDEALVITVEMKSVNHRFFECSIRSPRQLMMYEDRIKKIIQQKLQRGRIEVFISLQGEGAVKRVVTPNWELMDQIMNISTEFNSRYSAFTETQLTDLLQLEHFIQVEEKEQDNSTLEGMLLKTVEEAVAHLSSMREKEGQFLKEDLIGHIERLKAELEAVEKLAPAVPKAYEARLKQKLEEAVGDAYDKNRLLTEIALFTDKADIHEEISRLKSHIAQFMEGLEGSGPTGRKLDFIIQEMNRETNTIGSKASDSGIAKEVVEMKAILEKMKEQVQNVE, encoded by the coding sequence ATGATCTTAAGCATGACTGGTTATGGAAGAGCAAAAAACGAAGATGAAGCATTGGTTATCACCGTGGAAATGAAAAGTGTGAATCATCGTTTTTTTGAATGCAGTATCCGATCGCCTCGACAATTAATGATGTATGAAGACAGAATTAAAAAGATTATTCAGCAAAAGTTACAAAGGGGTAGAATTGAGGTCTTTATCAGTCTTCAAGGTGAAGGGGCTGTAAAGAGGGTTGTAACGCCTAACTGGGAACTAATGGACCAGATCATGAATATATCAACTGAATTCAACAGCAGATACAGCGCCTTTACGGAAACTCAGCTGACCGATCTTCTGCAGCTTGAACACTTTATTCAGGTAGAGGAGAAAGAGCAGGACAACTCCACTCTTGAGGGGATGCTACTAAAGACGGTGGAGGAAGCGGTCGCTCATCTTTCTTCGATGCGCGAGAAGGAAGGCCAGTTTCTGAAGGAGGATCTTATCGGACATATAGAAAGGCTAAAGGCAGAACTTGAAGCAGTTGAAAAGCTGGCTCCTGCTGTGCCAAAGGCATATGAAGCCCGATTGAAGCAAAAGCTTGAAGAAGCGGTTGGAGATGCTTATGATAAAAATAGACTCCTTACGGAGATTGCCTTATTTACCGATAAAGCGGATATACATGAAGAAATCTCCAGGCTTAAAAGCCATATTGCTCAATTTATGGAGGGGCTCGAGGGATCTGGGCCGACGGGAAGAAAACTTGACTTCATCATCCAAGAGATGAACCGGGAAACCAATACGATTGGTTCAAAGGCAAGTGATTCCGGAATCGCAAAAGAAGTGGTTGAGATGAAGGCCATTCTCGAAAAAATGAAAGAACAAGTCCAAAATGTAGAATAA
- the remA gene encoding extracellular matrix/biofilm regulator RemA, with protein MSIKLINIGFGNIVSANRIVTIVSPESAPIKRIIQDARDKGSLVDATYGRRTRAVIITDSDHVVLSAVQPETVAARLHDRDESVSEG; from the coding sequence ATGTCAATCAAATTAATCAATATCGGTTTTGGGAATATCGTTTCCGCCAATCGTATTGTAACCATTGTTAGTCCGGAGTCAGCGCCTATTAAAAGGATTATCCAGGATGCAAGGGATAAGGGCTCTTTGGTAGATGCTACGTATGGAAGAAGAACGCGCGCAGTTATCATTACAGACAGTGACCATGTTGTCTTATCAGCTGTGCAGCCCGAAACGGTTGCGGCCAGATTGCATGATCGTGATGAAAGTGTGTCAGAAGGATAG
- the gmk gene encoding guanylate kinase, with translation MEEKGLLIVLSGPSGVGKGTVRKAIFDQPDVNFEYSISATSRKPREGEVHGVDYFFKSREQFEDMIANDELLEHAEYVGNYYGTPIEYVKKTLEEGKDVFLEIEVQGAKQVRDKFPDGLFIFLAPPSLKELENRIVTRGTETDELIRNRMKAAREEIEMMNLYDYVVENDRVEHACERINAIVVAEHLRRERVEKRYRKLLEEEK, from the coding sequence TTGGAAGAAAAAGGATTGTTAATTGTGTTATCAGGACCCTCTGGGGTTGGGAAAGGAACGGTCAGGAAAGCTATTTTTGACCAGCCGGATGTCAATTTTGAGTATTCAATCTCGGCAACTTCCCGTAAGCCAAGGGAAGGAGAGGTCCATGGGGTAGATTATTTCTTCAAGTCGCGTGAGCAATTTGAAGATATGATTGCCAATGATGAGCTGCTTGAGCATGCTGAATATGTCGGCAATTACTATGGGACTCCGATTGAGTATGTTAAGAAGACCTTGGAGGAAGGGAAGGATGTCTTCCTTGAGATTGAGGTACAGGGGGCAAAGCAAGTCAGAGATAAATTCCCTGATGGATTGTTTATTTTCCTGGCTCCTCCAAGCTTGAAGGAATTGGAGAATCGTATCGTGACGAGAGGGACAGAAACGGACGAATTAATTCGCAACCGTATGAAAGCGGCTCGGGAAGAAATTGAAATGATGAACTTATATGATTATGTGGTCGAGAATGATCGTGTCGAGCATGCTTGTGAGCGAATCAACGCCATCGTTGTTGCGGAACACCTCAGACGCGAGCGTGTGGAAAAACGATACAGAAAATTATTGGAGGAAGAAAAATAA